From the genome of Eriocheir sinensis breed Jianghai 21 chromosome 47, ASM2467909v1, whole genome shotgun sequence, one region includes:
- the LOC126981343 gene encoding ankyrin repeat domain-containing protein 54-like, with amino-acid sequence MDSGIDSTESSNGSAEEVEAAMDAVPSVAPQNLTPNDKCAGTLSSSSSSLSLSSSPSSSSSLSAVHPSTPAASSIANFAPSSLKALAASTVSEIKTEVLENNKNQTEPLQVGGQDMKTPPNTPAHTAFKLGTTEIPEGSRLQLHFPLSGKGNSEDSRQTTYELDPPPGLTFANVSPSMCLSRGYEVYSQGYAVLPYEHNALKKKLRTLRLRMRQQNCKILCSKSKERKLRIAVGLNNVATVERLLKEGVDPKVTDIKERSPLHIAASKGYAEIARLLLQYGADPNQKDAIGNTALHLAACTSNIPMVTLLLKAGTNVRQADNQGYSPLHLARSKLKLLQRDNSSSSCDIKKQVYQVIEMMQTYLECSGSAEEAELLNCFTTQLSLSDTRQDVQALLDSLNNLSLTNNNAPNNNNSSTTATATSTSPTNSTT; translated from the exons ATGGACTCTGGGATTGACTCAACAGAAAGCAGTAATGGCAGTGCCGAGGAGGTGGAAGCCGCAATGGACGCTGTGCCCTCTGTGGCCCCACAAAATCTAACCCCCAATGATAAATGTGCCGGTActctgtcatcatcatcgtcgtcgctgTCGCTCTCTTCGtcgccttcctcctcatctaGCCTGTCCGCCGTGCATCCCAGCACCCCGGCGGCATCGTCTATTGCCAACTTTGCCCCCTCCTCGCTGAAGGCTCTGGCAGCATCCACAGTCAGCGAGATAAAAACGGAGGTGCTGGAGAACAACAAGAATCAGACAGAGCCGCTTCAAGTTGGCGGTCAGGACATGAAGACGCCCCCAAACACACCTGCCCACACTGCCTTTAAACTG GGCACAACAGAGATTCCTGAAGGCAGTCGCTTGCAGCTGCACTTCCCACTGTCAGGTAAAGGGAACTCGGAGGACTCCAGGCAGACCACCTATGAACTTGACCCTCCACCTGGCCTGACCTTTGCCAATGTGTCGCCATCCATGTGTCTCAGTCGTGGATATGAAGTATACT CTCAAGGCTATGCAGTGCTTCCCTATGAACACAATGCTCTCAAGAAGAAGCTCAGGACACTGCGCCTCAGGATGAGACAACAAAACTGCAAGATACTCTGCTCAAAGTCAA AGGAGAGGAAGCTTAGAATAGCCGTGGGACTGAACAACGTTGCAACGGTGGAGCGGTTGCTGAAGGAAGGTGTTGATCCTAAGGTTACCGACATAAAGGAGCGGTCACCCCTGCACATAGCTGCCTCAAAAGGTTATGCAGAAATAGCAAG GCTGTTGCTCCAGTATGGTGCAGACCCTAACCAAAAGGATGCCATAGGGAACACAGCGCTCCACCTGGCAGCTTGCACCTCCAACATCCCCATGGTGACGCTGCTCCTCAAAGCTG GCACTAATGTGAGGCAAGCTGACAACCAGGGTTACTCCCCTCTCCACCTGGCACGATCCAAGCTCAAGCTGCTTCAAAGAGacaattcctcctcttcatgcGACATTAAGAAGCAAGTCTATCAG GTGATAGAGATGATGCAGACTTACCTGGAATGTTCAGGGAGTGCTGAGGAGGCTGAGTTGCTGAACTGCTTCACCACGCAACTCTCGCTGTCAGACACGAGACAGGATGTCCAGGCGCTCCTTGACTCACTCAACAACCTCAGCCTCACCAACAACAACGcccccaacaacaacaattcaTCCACCACTGCCACTGCCACCTCCACTTCTCCCACCAACTCCACCACTTAG